A stretch of DNA from Pyramidobacter piscolens W5455:
ACACCGTGGTCTGCACGGTGGGCCTCGATAATTGTCTTGCCGTCTACCCCATGGACGCATGGAGCGTATATCTGCAAAAGCTCCAGTCTCTGCCGTTCACAAAAGGACAGGCACGCCAGTTTATGCGCACGCTTCTCGGCGCGGCGGAGGAACTTCCCGTGGATGGACAGGGACGCATCCTGCTTTCTGTAAAGTTGCGCAAATATGCGCTGTTAAGCGACGCGGTCGTCGTCAATGGCGTCAATGATCATCTGGAAATCTGGAACAGCGAGAAATGGGCCGCCAGCAACGACGAAATGCTGGAGAATTTCACCTCCCTGGCCGAGGGGGTGTCGGACCTTGGAGTTTGAGCATGTCCCCGTGCTCCTGGCGAA
This window harbors:
- the mraZ gene encoding division/cell wall cluster transcriptional repressor MraZ gives rise to the protein MDMFMGSYDHRIDNKGRLVMPAKFRAQIGDTVVCTVGLDNCLAVYPMDAWSVYLQKLQSLPFTKGQARQFMRTLLGAAEELPVDGQGRILLSVKLRKYALLSDAVVVNGVNDHLEIWNSEKWAASNDEMLENFTSLAEGVSDLGV